The Candidatus Zixiibacteriota bacterium genome window below encodes:
- a CDS encoding APC family permease: MDTEPSLSKKVKTLLIGGSRDLQDRSLFHALTLTAFLAWVGMGADGLSSSCYGPEEAFLALKGHSYLALLVGLASVATVLIISTSYTHIIELFPSGGGGYLVASKLLSPTFGMVSGCALIIDYVLTIGISISSGSDALFSFLPPEWHGYKLVFAVAGVLLLTVMNLRGIRESVVPLIPIMLVFVGTHVIAIAYAIVTHVPVLPKVFDTTVSEFSQAQSEIGLLGVFFLLMRSYSFGAGTYTGIEAVSNGLPVIREPRVENGKKTMRYMALSLSFMVLGLMIAYLLFQVEPVPGKTLNAVLFQTMTGGWGGWGTIFVTVTLLSEAALLFVAAQTGFLDGPRVLSNMAVDRWFPTRFSMLSDRLVTQNGILLMGGTALAMVLISRGSVRFLVVLYSITVFITFCLSQLGMVRHWWQERRRTARWRYKLGINGIGLLLTGFLLLSMSILKFYQGGWLTLLVTGLLVALAFVIKRHYRQTARQLNRLDELLVAATALSEKPAVEPAPVVPCDRKAKTAVLLVNGFNGLGLHTLLSVIKLFEGTFKNFIFVQVGSIDVGNFKGSAEIDRLTEHIVSEGKRYVRYMQQHGYFAESVTAIGVDVVEEIERIIPEVLERFPKTVLFGGQLVFQKESFFTRLLHNYTIFAVQKRLYHQGIPIVILPIRV; the protein is encoded by the coding sequence ATGGATACCGAACCATCGCTGAGCAAGAAAGTCAAGACGCTTCTCATCGGCGGCAGCCGCGATCTCCAGGATCGGTCGCTGTTTCACGCTTTGACGCTGACGGCGTTCCTGGCGTGGGTCGGGATGGGTGCCGACGGTCTCTCGTCATCCTGCTACGGTCCTGAAGAGGCGTTCCTGGCTCTCAAGGGACACAGTTATCTGGCGTTGCTGGTCGGGCTCGCCTCGGTTGCCACCGTTCTTATCATCAGCACGAGTTACACGCATATCATCGAGCTGTTTCCTTCAGGCGGCGGCGGCTACCTGGTGGCCAGTAAGCTCCTCAGTCCGACTTTCGGCATGGTCTCCGGCTGTGCGCTGATCATCGACTACGTGCTGACCATCGGTATCTCCATTTCGAGCGGCTCCGATGCCCTGTTCAGTTTCCTCCCGCCCGAATGGCACGGCTACAAACTGGTATTTGCGGTAGCCGGAGTACTGCTGTTGACGGTCATGAACCTCCGGGGCATCCGCGAATCGGTCGTGCCGTTGATCCCGATAATGCTGGTGTTCGTGGGCACACATGTGATCGCGATTGCCTACGCCATTGTGACCCATGTTCCGGTTCTTCCGAAGGTGTTCGACACTACCGTCAGCGAGTTCTCACAAGCACAATCGGAGATAGGACTCCTCGGCGTCTTTTTCCTGCTCATGCGCTCATACAGTTTCGGTGCCGGTACCTACACCGGTATCGAGGCGGTCTCGAACGGGCTGCCGGTGATACGCGAACCGCGTGTCGAGAACGGTAAAAAGACCATGCGGTATATGGCGCTGTCGTTGTCGTTTATGGTCCTGGGACTGATGATCGCGTACCTGCTCTTTCAGGTCGAACCGGTCCCCGGCAAGACGCTCAACGCCGTCCTGTTCCAGACCATGACCGGTGGCTGGGGCGGGTGGGGGACTATCTTCGTGACCGTGACACTTCTCTCCGAAGCCGCGCTTTTGTTCGTCGCCGCACAGACCGGATTCCTCGATGGCCCGCGAGTGTTATCCAATATGGCTGTCGACCGATGGTTCCCCACGCGATTCTCCATGCTCAGTGACCGGTTGGTGACCCAAAATGGAATTCTTCTGATGGGGGGAACTGCGCTGGCGATGGTGCTCATTTCACGCGGGTCGGTGCGCTTCCTGGTAGTGCTTTACAGTATCACGGTATTCATCACGTTTTGTCTGTCGCAGCTGGGCATGGTGCGGCATTGGTGGCAGGAGCGACGGCGCACGGCCAGGTGGCGATACAAGCTCGGCATCAACGGCATCGGCCTGCTCCTCACCGGCTTCCTGCTTCTGTCCATGAGCATTCTTAAATTCTACCAGGGGGGGTGGCTCACGCTGCTGGTGACCGGACTGCTCGTTGCGTTGGCCTTCGTCATCAAGCGCCACTATCGCCAGACCGCCCGCCAGCTCAACCGGCTGGACGAACTGCTGGTGGCCGCGACCGCGCTGTCCGAAAAGCCTGCCGTCGAACCGGCACCCGTTGTTCCGTGCGATCGGAAAGCAAAGACAGCCGTGTTGCTTGTCAATGGCTTCAACGGACTCGGCCTGCATACCCTGCTCAGCGTCATCAAGCTGTTTGAAGGCACGTTCAAGAATTTCATCTTCGTGCAGGTGGGGTCGATCGATGTCGGCAATTTCAAGGGATCGGCCGAGATCGACCGGCTGACCGAACATATCGTCTCGGAAGGCAAGCGGTACGTCCGCTACATGCAGCAGCACGGCTATTTTGCCGAGAGCGTGACCGCTATTGGCGTCGATGTTGTCGAGGAGATCGAGCGGATAATTCCCGAGGTTCTGGAGCGCTTTCCCAAAACCGTATTGTTCGGCGGACAACTGGTTTTCCAGAAGGAATCCTTTTTCACGCGTCTCCTTCATAACTACACGATCTTCGCGGTTCAGAAACGGCTCTACCACCAGGGGATACCGATCGTTATCCTGCCGATTCGGGTCTGA
- a CDS encoding class I SAM-dependent methyltransferase, with product MSNHPSSDYDQFAWFYNKHWAGPWVDRVMPLLEKLLLPNLPSAASILDLCCGTGQLAARLAERGFRVVGVDISEEMLSFARVNAPAILFHRADARSFSLDDTFDAAVSTYDSLNHLLTIEDIRKTFENVSRLLNPGAPFLFDLNMDVGYRERWKGSFSMVENDNVVAARSSYDSDRRTARLDLTLFRLEGAGWRRVNLALTQTCYRSEQIIAALHGTGFADPAMYNITGDRIAEETGRTFFLARKQ from the coding sequence ATGAGCAACCATCCTTCTTCAGATTATGACCAATTCGCCTGGTTTTATAACAAGCATTGGGCCGGTCCCTGGGTAGATCGTGTGATGCCTCTTCTTGAGAAACTCCTGTTGCCCAATCTTCCGTCCGCCGCATCTATTCTGGATCTCTGCTGCGGCACCGGCCAGCTTGCGGCTCGGCTCGCCGAACGGGGTTTCAGAGTAGTGGGCGTGGATATTTCCGAGGAGATGCTCAGCTTCGCTCGCGTCAACGCGCCTGCCATTCTGTTTCATCGTGCCGATGCCCGCTCGTTTTCGCTTGATGACACCTTCGACGCTGCCGTCTCAACCTACGACAGTCTCAATCACCTGCTGACGATCGAGGATATCAGAAAGACATTTGAGAATGTCTCGCGACTGCTGAATCCGGGTGCTCCGTTCCTGTTCGATCTGAATATGGACGTCGGCTACCGTGAACGCTGGAAAGGGTCATTCTCGATGGTCGAAAATGACAACGTGGTGGCGGCACGATCCTCCTACGACTCCGACAGAAGAACTGCACGGCTTGACCTCACTCTTTTTCGTCTGGAGGGCGCAGGGTGGCGGCGTGTCAATCTCGCCCTCACGCAAACGTGCTACCGTTCCGAACAGATCATAGCCGCCCTGCACGGAACAGGCTTCGCCGATCCTGCGATGTATAACATCACCGGAGATCGAATTGCCGAAGAAACGGGGCGGACGTTTTTTCTCGCCCGGAAACAGTGA
- a CDS encoding sigma-70 family RNA polymerase sigma factor, which yields MTESKSTKRTDIEIWNEVLSGSSKAWRELIERYQPLVYTVATRAGLSMADASDCFQQTWVLLFQNRYKLNDPSRLSAWLVTTARREAIRLGRRVDSHSDLDSVPEPVDPDRLPDEALERMRRQSQLETGLRQLDERCRKLLTAIFFAPEDRSYEEVANMVGIAPNSMGPIRGRCLERLKRILVANGFPAVRKGGAVSL from the coding sequence ATGACCGAATCAAAGAGTACTAAGCGTACTGATATAGAGATCTGGAACGAGGTCTTATCCGGGAGTTCCAAGGCCTGGCGCGAGTTGATCGAACGATATCAGCCACTCGTTTACACGGTGGCCACACGCGCCGGCCTGTCTATGGCGGATGCCTCTGATTGCTTCCAACAGACCTGGGTACTCCTGTTTCAGAATCGGTACAAGCTCAATGATCCGAGCCGACTATCAGCCTGGCTGGTAACAACTGCCAGGCGGGAGGCGATCCGACTGGGACGGCGAGTTGATTCACACAGCGATCTCGACTCTGTACCGGAACCGGTAGACCCTGACCGATTACCGGACGAAGCGCTTGAGCGAATGCGCCGTCAGTCGCAACTTGAAACCGGTCTCCGGCAGCTTGATGAGCGGTGTCGTAAGCTGCTGACTGCCATATTCTTCGCTCCAGAGGACAGATCGTATGAAGAGGTGGCGAACATGGTGGGGATCGCCCCTAACTCCATGGGCCCCATACGAGGACGCTGTCTCGAACGCCTCAAACGGATACTCGTTGCGAACGGTTTTCCCGCTGTACGAAAAGGGGGAGCGGTCTCTCTGTAG
- a CDS encoding CHAT domain-containing tetratricopeptide repeat protein — protein sequence MKRSTGHPSVVRLAAYRSLARAAHLSARHREALRAYLNVRRLHGGNRLGVAKVDRALIDIYMYLGNFSESRRKALLAVRAFKNAGALSDVAMTQVNLANVLHRQDRHRDAEKLYRSAAEHFRKTADAPALARCLYNRANTLVQLFRMDEAEQSYDEAERIYTANGFTLEATDARYGLAWLRMLSGKFHVALTDLAECESIYRQMGQPKGAALCELDRAEVYLGLNLFSDAREAARMAERSFRKLGLRYELAKACLFRAKAALALGYAVEGKKTLAAAQTRFKAEKNNGFLGATLLARAQISDDRREQLSALVRARRQFERAQLPLWEAVCDLHEAASSRDARRPLRRLARNGAAQQVPHLFAGWQTLAGDIAYGQGKKQQARTHWQIAAERLDAVRAQLPPIEMRSTFSRLPGSPHRKLVASFLDDDPAIAAVWSERYRTAGIWTPLVDLVAPDQTRQRAENSLVQLANQVAQLSRQIGGVAGERSASTLLPRAVARLQRDVRMELSRAERNGGGQVDSIERLLEQFAAASRMQPVVQFHQHEADIVAFIHEHGTTRVHRFQDGGNRLMQSMREWRFLLEGELLSQQLGAAIVGDQETPFFESLGEWLWRPLEVPKRVPRVLIIPEGDLANLPWQALRVGGEPLLDRHDFVVTPSIRHFSHAKEIIVKSSEVGVFVGPAQDLPEVSRELQTLQESTTRPITIHDPSCRQDWPATGEASVWHFSGHAHLRADNPFYSFLALADGPLFAADFRLKDVKVHLVTLAACRSGQQVALPGEETSGLVRSLLEMGARNVIAGHWPVSDRSTALWMSTFYNTYFVGNDILAAARRAATVVREQYPSAYHWAAFSVFGAGN from the coding sequence GTGAAACGGTCAACGGGGCACCCAAGCGTCGTCCGCCTGGCCGCGTATCGTTCCCTGGCCCGCGCCGCTCATCTCAGCGCCCGTCACCGTGAGGCACTACGCGCCTATCTGAATGTCCGTCGGCTGCATGGCGGAAACAGGCTCGGGGTGGCCAAAGTGGACCGGGCGCTAATTGACATTTACATGTATCTGGGGAATTTTTCAGAGTCACGGCGAAAGGCGCTGCTGGCAGTACGGGCTTTCAAGAACGCTGGGGCGTTATCCGATGTGGCGATGACACAGGTCAATCTGGCCAACGTGTTGCACCGGCAGGACCGACATCGCGACGCCGAAAAACTGTATCGCTCGGCGGCCGAGCACTTCAGAAAGACTGCCGACGCTCCTGCCCTGGCGCGCTGTCTTTACAACCGCGCGAATACGCTCGTGCAGTTATTTCGCATGGACGAAGCCGAGCAATCGTACGACGAAGCAGAGCGAATTTATACGGCCAACGGTTTCACGCTTGAAGCCACCGATGCCCGGTACGGCCTGGCCTGGCTCAGAATGCTCAGTGGAAAATTCCACGTCGCACTCACCGACCTGGCCGAATGCGAATCGATCTATCGACAGATGGGTCAGCCCAAAGGGGCGGCGCTTTGCGAACTCGACCGCGCTGAGGTGTACCTTGGGCTCAATCTGTTCAGTGATGCTCGCGAAGCCGCTCGAATGGCCGAAAGATCGTTCCGCAAGCTGGGCCTTCGTTACGAATTAGCCAAGGCGTGCCTGTTTCGCGCCAAAGCGGCGCTGGCGCTCGGGTACGCGGTCGAAGGCAAAAAAACGCTGGCAGCGGCACAGACCCGATTCAAAGCCGAAAAGAACAATGGATTTCTTGGTGCTACACTTCTGGCGAGAGCGCAGATATCCGATGACCGGCGCGAGCAATTGTCGGCTCTGGTCAGAGCGCGGCGCCAATTCGAACGGGCGCAACTGCCGCTGTGGGAAGCAGTGTGCGATCTGCACGAGGCCGCAAGTTCACGCGATGCCCGCAGACCACTTCGCCGCCTGGCCAGAAACGGAGCGGCTCAACAGGTGCCGCACTTGTTTGCCGGATGGCAGACGCTGGCCGGGGATATCGCGTATGGGCAGGGGAAGAAACAGCAGGCGCGCACCCATTGGCAAATCGCGGCCGAGCGACTTGATGCCGTTCGAGCACAATTGCCGCCGATCGAAATGCGCTCGACCTTCAGCCGTCTCCCGGGCAGCCCCCATCGAAAACTGGTCGCCTCTTTTCTCGATGATGACCCGGCTATAGCTGCAGTTTGGTCGGAGCGATACAGGACTGCCGGTATCTGGACCCCACTGGTAGACCTTGTCGCTCCTGACCAAACCCGCCAACGCGCCGAGAATAGTCTGGTGCAACTGGCCAATCAAGTGGCGCAACTGTCACGCCAGATCGGGGGGGTGGCGGGCGAACGTTCTGCCTCGACCCTTCTTCCGCGGGCAGTGGCGAGGCTACAGCGCGATGTTCGTATGGAGCTGTCCCGCGCGGAGCGGAATGGAGGAGGTCAGGTCGATTCGATAGAGCGTCTGCTCGAGCAATTTGCCGCAGCATCCCGCATGCAGCCGGTGGTACAATTTCATCAGCACGAAGCAGACATAGTGGCGTTCATACATGAACATGGCACGACGCGGGTGCACCGCTTTCAGGACGGCGGCAACCGTCTCATGCAGTCGATGCGGGAGTGGCGATTCCTGCTCGAAGGAGAACTGCTGTCACAACAACTGGGTGCGGCCATCGTGGGGGACCAGGAAACCCCGTTCTTTGAATCGCTCGGGGAATGGCTCTGGCGACCGCTCGAGGTGCCGAAGCGAGTACCCCGGGTCCTTATTATCCCTGAAGGGGATCTGGCGAATCTCCCATGGCAGGCGCTGCGAGTTGGTGGTGAGCCCCTCCTCGATCGGCACGACTTTGTCGTTACACCGAGTATCCGCCATTTCAGTCATGCCAAGGAGATCATCGTCAAGAGCTCCGAGGTCGGCGTTTTCGTAGGACCAGCTCAGGATCTGCCGGAAGTGAGCCGTGAATTGCAGACCCTGCAGGAGTCCACGACTCGTCCAATCACCATACACGATCCGAGCTGCCGGCAGGATTGGCCGGCCACGGGAGAGGCATCGGTCTGGCATTTTTCCGGGCACGCGCATCTTCGCGCCGACAATCCATTTTATTCGTTCCTGGCGCTGGCAGACGGCCCGCTATTTGCAGCAGATTTCAGACTGAAAGATGTCAAGGTTCACCTGGTAACGCTGGCGGCCTGTCGCTCCGGCCAACAAGTGGCTCTTCCGGGCGAGGAAACCTCCGGGCTGGTTCGGTCGTTACTGGAGATGGGCGCCCGAAATGTTATCGCCGGACATTGGCCGGTCTCGGATCGCTCGACAGCTCTGTGGATGAGCACCTTTTACAATACGTACTTCGTGGGCAACGACATACTGGCGGCGGCCCGCCGCGCGGCGACGGTGGTCCGTGAGCAGTACCCCTCGGCCTATCACTGGGCCGCTTTCTCCGTTTTCGGCGCCGGCAATTAA